The Xylanibacillus composti genome contains the following window.
TTGGGATCGATCCAATCAGCAATCGGGTGCCGCTCGATTCTTTTCGCCTTCTTAGTGGCGCTTGGCATTGACTGCAATAGGATGCGTATCTCCGGATTTATGGAGGAACGGCGGAAGCATTCGGTGAAAAAGGCGGTCGAACGATCCGTATCGGCTAAGGGCGGAGGCATTTCCTCGGCAGTCATTATTCTGGCGGTCTCCTTCGCCGTATTGATGACGCAGCCGATTCAGCTGCTGTTCGTGCTGCTGTTCGTGTTCGGCTTTATCGTCACGGGCGGGACTTGGCTCGACGCGTTCCTTATTCGCGGTGTCCTCATGCCGGCGTTGCTGCTGTTGCTTGATTAGGAAAAGCCCGCTAGACAGAGCTGCAAAGCATGTAGCCGCCTAACGCAAAAGACGCCAAGGATTTGGTCCTCGGCGTCTTTTTGCGTCAGGCATGAGGCTTGCTGCTGCCTGTCATGACTGCATTGTTAGTATGTGCGGGAGCAGGAACGGTGATGGACCGCCCCTGCATGGTGGATGGCTGCCTATTCGCGGGCCAGCTCCTTGCGCACAATCGGGGCGACGCGCGTGCCCAGCAGTTCGATTGTGTGCAAGATGTCGCGGTGCGGCATAGTGCCGACGTTAATGTGCAGGAAGAAGCGGGTGACGCCGAGATTTTTGCGCAGCAGCAGGATCTTCTCGGCGACATATTCCGGGTCGCCGACATAGAGCGCGCCGCGCGGGCTGCATGCGGCGTCGAAGGTCGCGCGCGTATAAGGGCCCCAGCCCCGCTCGCGCCCGATGACGTTCATCTGCGCTTGAGTTGGCGGGAAGAACAGCTCAGCCGCCTGCTCGTTCGTATCGCCGACAAAGCCGTGTGAATGGGTCGCGATCTCCAGCTTGTCGGGATCATGACCTGCACGCGCAGCTGCCTGCTTGTACAGTTCAACCAAGGGAGCGAACTGCTCTGGCATGCCGCCGATGATCGCGAAGGCAATCGGCAGGCCGAGCATGCCTGCGCGCACCGCTGATTGCGGATTGCCGCCGCTGGCGATCCATACAGGAAGCGGGTTCTGCACGGCACGCGGGTATACCCCAAGATTGCGGATTGCGGCCCGGTGCTTGCTGCCGGGCCAATTGACCTTCTCGGATTCCCTAATGGCCAGCAATAGCTCCAGTTT
Protein-coding sequences here:
- a CDS encoding LLM class flavin-dependent oxidoreductase, whose translation is MADQATKMEIGISTFLEATPDPKTGQAISHAQRLRQAVEEIVLADQVGLDVYGVGEHHRADYASSAPAVVLAAAASMTQHIRLTSAVTVLSSDDPVRVYQSFATLDGLSNGRAEIMAGRGSFVESFPLFGYSPDDYNELYNEKLELLLAIRESEKVNWPGSKHRAAIRNLGVYPRAVQNPLPVWIASGGNPQSAVRAGMLGLPIAFAIIGGMPEQFAPLVELYKQAAARAGHDPDKLEIATHSHGFVGDTNEQAAELFFPPTQAQMNVIGRERGWGPYTRATFDAACSPRGALYVGDPEYVAEKILLLRKNLGVTRFFLHINVGTMPHRDILHTIELLGTRVAPIVRKELARE
- a CDS encoding MMPL family transporter, which codes for MRISGFMEERRKHSVKKAVERSVSAKGGGISSAVIILAVSFAVLMTQPIQLLFVLLFVFGFIVTGGTWLDAFLIRGVLMPALLLLLD